A genomic stretch from Scomber scombrus chromosome 8, fScoSco1.1, whole genome shotgun sequence includes:
- the tcf3b gene encoding transcription factor 3b isoform X5, translating to MNEQQQRMAAVGTDKELNDLLDFSAMFAPPVANGKNRTMTLASSQFSGSALDERSGSGSWASAEQNSPSFSQGRGYGEGSHYSEHEGLSSPFISSGIAGKNERPPYPPFPSQSGFLPSEIAMPSPDAMSPSGLKSGSQFYPSYPNNPRRRPPDGGIDTQPKKIRKPPGLPSSVYASTSGDEYARDNGGYPGGKPGAVYPGSFYMQEDPWSSSGYSAMLSNSPHIGQPGSFSAINPQDRMNYPLHGSEVNGFHSAPTTYSHTPAINGDGIMANRGTTAGSSGDEIGKALASIYPSDHNSNNFSSAPSTPGSPQGIAGAQSQWQRPTTPSYEGQPHALQSKLEDRLEEAIHVLRSHAVGQGPGLEGAHSDMHSLLSSVHNGGLGALSPAFPNASLALSNRHPAMQGGKHEEPTGLPPSSTLLHGHHASGPTPSAGQPEGFTSLPGGMARSTHSSSSSDIKREDKEDDENTSVGDKSDDEKKESKAARIRRKEALTLQMISSLSDPKDDLEEDDEDLPPEVKMERERERRVANNARERLRVRDINEAFKELGRMCQLHLSHDKPQTKLLILHQAVNVILNLEQQVRERNLNPKAACLKRREEEKVSGVVGEAPMQLSGGHPSMGGDGHNPVGHM from the exons ATGAACGAACAGCAGCAAAGAATGGCTGCAGTGGGAACTGACAAGGAACTCAACGACCTCCTGGATTTCAGTGCG ATGTTCGCGCCTCCAGTAGCCAACGGGAAGAACAGGACAATGACACTCgccagcagtcagttcagtggATCAG CACTAGATGAGCGCAGCGGCTCTGGGTCCTGGGCCTCGGCAGAACAGAACAGCCCCTCTTTCAGCCAAGGACGG GGCTATGGAGAAGGATCCCACTACAGTGAGCATGAAGGCTTGTCCTCTCCGTTCATTAGTTCAGGGATCGCAG GTAAAAATGAGAGACCACCATACCCTCCCTTTCCAAGCCAG TCTGGTTTTCTGCCAAGTGAAATAGCGATGCCCAGCCCAGATGCCATGTCCCCCTCTGGCCTGAAGTCTGGCTCCCAGTTTTACCCATCATACCCCAACAACCCCAGGAGAAGGCCGCCTGATGGAGGCATAG ACACCCAGCCAAAGAAGATTCGGAAACCCCCTGGCCTGCCGTCCTCG GTGTATGCTTCCACATCCGGTGACGAATATGCCAGGGACAATGGAGGATATCCTGGTGGTAAGCCTGGAGCCGTCTACCCTGGCTCTTTCTACATGCAAG AAGACCCCTGGTCATCTTCTGGCTACTCTGCCATGCTGAGTAACTCTCCTCACATTGGACAGCCAGGCTCCTTCTCAGCAATTAACCCACAGGACAGGATG AACTATCCTCTGCATGGCAGCGAAGTCAACGGCTTCCACTCAGCCCCCACCACCTACAGCCACACACCTGCCATCAACGGAGATGGCATCATGG ccAACCGAGGCACCACAGCTGGTAGTTCAGGAGATGAAATTGGGAAGGCTCTTGCCTCa ATTTACCCATCGGACCACAACAGTAATAACTTCTCCTCAGCTCCGTCTACTCCTGGGTCTCCTCAGGGTATTGCAG GAGCTCAGTCTCAGTGGCAAAGACCAACCACACCCAGCTATGAAGGGCAACCACATGCTCTG CAAAGTAAACTGGAGGACCGTTTGGAGGAAGCAATCCATGTACTGCGCAGTCATGCTGTGGGCCAAGGCCCTGGTTTAGAGGGTGCCCACTCTGACATGCACAGCCTGCTGTCTTCAGTACACAACGGGGGCCTCGGAGCCCTTTCTCCAGCTTTCCCAAATGCTAGCCTTGCCCTCAGCAACAGACATCCTGCTATG CAGGGAGGGAAACACGAGGAGCCCACAGGTCTTCCTCCCAGTAGCACTCTTCTGCACGGTCATCACGCATCTGGACCCACACCATCAGCCGGCCAACCAGAAGGCTTTACca GTCTCCCTGGTGGTATGGCTCGTTCCACACactcctccagcagctcagacatcaaaagagaagacaaagagGATGATGAAAACACATCTGTTGGGGACAAGTCAGATGATGAAAAGAAGGAATCAAAGGCGGCACGCATTCGAAG AAAGGAGGCGTTGACCCTCCAGATGATCTCTAGCCTTTCAGACCCAAAAGATGA TCTTGAAGAAGATGACGAGGACCTTCCTCCCGAGGTGAAGATGGAGCGTGAGAGAGAACGGCGAGTGGCTAACAATGCCCGCGAGCGTCTCAGAGTACGAGACATCAACGAGGCATTTAAGGAGCTTGGGAGGATGTGCCAGCTGCACCTAAGCCATGACAAACCTCAGACCAAACTTCTCATACTGCACCAAGCTGTCAATGTCATCCTCAATTTAGAACAACAAGTCAGAG AGCGCAACCTTAACCCCAAGGCAGCATGTTTAAAACGTcgtgaggaggagaaggtgtcTGGGGTGGTGGGTGAAGCCCCCATGCAGCTCTCAGGAGGCCATCCTAGTATGGGAGGAGATGGCCACAATCCAGTTGGCCACATGTAA
- the tcf3b gene encoding transcription factor 3b isoform X1, giving the protein MNEQQQRMAAVGTDKELNDLLDFSAMFAPPVANGKNRTMTLASSQFSGSALDERSGSGSWASAEQNSPSFSQGRQGYGEGSHYSEHEGLSSPFISSGIAGKNERPPYPPFPSQSGFLPSEIAMPSPDAMSPSGLKSGSQFYPSYPNNPRRRPPDGGIDTQPKKIRKPPGLPSSVYASTSGDEYARDNGGYPGGKPGAVYPGSFYMQEDPWSSSGYSAMLSNSPHIGQPGSFSAINPQDRMKRHPLPLSPQNYPLHGSEVNGFHSAPTTYSHTPAINGDGIMANRGTTAGSSGDEIGKALASIYPSDHNSNNFSSAPSTPGSPQGIAGAQSQWQRPTTPSYEGQPHALQSKLEDRLEEAIHVLRSHAVGQGPGLEGAHSDMHSLLSSVHNGGLGALSPAFPNASLALSNRHPAMQGGKHEEPTGLPPSSTLLHGHHASGPTPSAGQPEGFTSLPGGMARSTHSSSSSDIKREDKEDDENTSVGDKSDDEKKESKAARIRRKEALTLQMISSLSDPKDDLEEDDEDLPPEVKMERERERRVANNARERLRVRDINEAFKELGRMCQLHLSHDKPQTKLLILHQAVNVILNLEQQVRERNLNPKAACLKRREEEKVSGVVGEAPMQLSGGHPSMGGDGHNPVGHM; this is encoded by the exons ATGAACGAACAGCAGCAAAGAATGGCTGCAGTGGGAACTGACAAGGAACTCAACGACCTCCTGGATTTCAGTGCG ATGTTCGCGCCTCCAGTAGCCAACGGGAAGAACAGGACAATGACACTCgccagcagtcagttcagtggATCAG CACTAGATGAGCGCAGCGGCTCTGGGTCCTGGGCCTCGGCAGAACAGAACAGCCCCTCTTTCAGCCAAGGACGG cAGGGCTATGGAGAAGGATCCCACTACAGTGAGCATGAAGGCTTGTCCTCTCCGTTCATTAGTTCAGGGATCGCAG GTAAAAATGAGAGACCACCATACCCTCCCTTTCCAAGCCAG TCTGGTTTTCTGCCAAGTGAAATAGCGATGCCCAGCCCAGATGCCATGTCCCCCTCTGGCCTGAAGTCTGGCTCCCAGTTTTACCCATCATACCCCAACAACCCCAGGAGAAGGCCGCCTGATGGAGGCATAG ACACCCAGCCAAAGAAGATTCGGAAACCCCCTGGCCTGCCGTCCTCG GTGTATGCTTCCACATCCGGTGACGAATATGCCAGGGACAATGGAGGATATCCTGGTGGTAAGCCTGGAGCCGTCTACCCTGGCTCTTTCTACATGCAAG AAGACCCCTGGTCATCTTCTGGCTACTCTGCCATGCTGAGTAACTCTCCTCACATTGGACAGCCAGGCTCCTTCTCAGCAATTAACCCACAGGACAGGATG AAGCGTCATCCCCTGCCTCTGTCCCCACAGAACTATCCTCTGCATGGCAGCGAAGTCAACGGCTTCCACTCAGCCCCCACCACCTACAGCCACACACCTGCCATCAACGGAGATGGCATCATGG ccAACCGAGGCACCACAGCTGGTAGTTCAGGAGATGAAATTGGGAAGGCTCTTGCCTCa ATTTACCCATCGGACCACAACAGTAATAACTTCTCCTCAGCTCCGTCTACTCCTGGGTCTCCTCAGGGTATTGCAG GAGCTCAGTCTCAGTGGCAAAGACCAACCACACCCAGCTATGAAGGGCAACCACATGCTCTG CAAAGTAAACTGGAGGACCGTTTGGAGGAAGCAATCCATGTACTGCGCAGTCATGCTGTGGGCCAAGGCCCTGGTTTAGAGGGTGCCCACTCTGACATGCACAGCCTGCTGTCTTCAGTACACAACGGGGGCCTCGGAGCCCTTTCTCCAGCTTTCCCAAATGCTAGCCTTGCCCTCAGCAACAGACATCCTGCTATG CAGGGAGGGAAACACGAGGAGCCCACAGGTCTTCCTCCCAGTAGCACTCTTCTGCACGGTCATCACGCATCTGGACCCACACCATCAGCCGGCCAACCAGAAGGCTTTACca GTCTCCCTGGTGGTATGGCTCGTTCCACACactcctccagcagctcagacatcaaaagagaagacaaagagGATGATGAAAACACATCTGTTGGGGACAAGTCAGATGATGAAAAGAAGGAATCAAAGGCGGCACGCATTCGAAG AAAGGAGGCGTTGACCCTCCAGATGATCTCTAGCCTTTCAGACCCAAAAGATGA TCTTGAAGAAGATGACGAGGACCTTCCTCCCGAGGTGAAGATGGAGCGTGAGAGAGAACGGCGAGTGGCTAACAATGCCCGCGAGCGTCTCAGAGTACGAGACATCAACGAGGCATTTAAGGAGCTTGGGAGGATGTGCCAGCTGCACCTAAGCCATGACAAACCTCAGACCAAACTTCTCATACTGCACCAAGCTGTCAATGTCATCCTCAATTTAGAACAACAAGTCAGAG AGCGCAACCTTAACCCCAAGGCAGCATGTTTAAAACGTcgtgaggaggagaaggtgtcTGGGGTGGTGGGTGAAGCCCCCATGCAGCTCTCAGGAGGCCATCCTAGTATGGGAGGAGATGGCCACAATCCAGTTGGCCACATGTAA
- the tcf3b gene encoding transcription factor 3b isoform X2 → MNEQQQRMAAVGTDKELNDLLDFSAMFAPPVANGKNRTMTLASSQFSGSALDERSGSGSWASAEQNSPSFSQGRGYGEGSHYSEHEGLSSPFISSGIAGKNERPPYPPFPSQSGFLPSEIAMPSPDAMSPSGLKSGSQFYPSYPNNPRRRPPDGGIDTQPKKIRKPPGLPSSVYASTSGDEYARDNGGYPGGKPGAVYPGSFYMQEDPWSSSGYSAMLSNSPHIGQPGSFSAINPQDRMKRHPLPLSPQNYPLHGSEVNGFHSAPTTYSHTPAINGDGIMANRGTTAGSSGDEIGKALASIYPSDHNSNNFSSAPSTPGSPQGIAGAQSQWQRPTTPSYEGQPHALQSKLEDRLEEAIHVLRSHAVGQGPGLEGAHSDMHSLLSSVHNGGLGALSPAFPNASLALSNRHPAMQGGKHEEPTGLPPSSTLLHGHHASGPTPSAGQPEGFTSLPGGMARSTHSSSSSDIKREDKEDDENTSVGDKSDDEKKESKAARIRRKEALTLQMISSLSDPKDDLEEDDEDLPPEVKMERERERRVANNARERLRVRDINEAFKELGRMCQLHLSHDKPQTKLLILHQAVNVILNLEQQVRERNLNPKAACLKRREEEKVSGVVGEAPMQLSGGHPSMGGDGHNPVGHM, encoded by the exons ATGAACGAACAGCAGCAAAGAATGGCTGCAGTGGGAACTGACAAGGAACTCAACGACCTCCTGGATTTCAGTGCG ATGTTCGCGCCTCCAGTAGCCAACGGGAAGAACAGGACAATGACACTCgccagcagtcagttcagtggATCAG CACTAGATGAGCGCAGCGGCTCTGGGTCCTGGGCCTCGGCAGAACAGAACAGCCCCTCTTTCAGCCAAGGACGG GGCTATGGAGAAGGATCCCACTACAGTGAGCATGAAGGCTTGTCCTCTCCGTTCATTAGTTCAGGGATCGCAG GTAAAAATGAGAGACCACCATACCCTCCCTTTCCAAGCCAG TCTGGTTTTCTGCCAAGTGAAATAGCGATGCCCAGCCCAGATGCCATGTCCCCCTCTGGCCTGAAGTCTGGCTCCCAGTTTTACCCATCATACCCCAACAACCCCAGGAGAAGGCCGCCTGATGGAGGCATAG ACACCCAGCCAAAGAAGATTCGGAAACCCCCTGGCCTGCCGTCCTCG GTGTATGCTTCCACATCCGGTGACGAATATGCCAGGGACAATGGAGGATATCCTGGTGGTAAGCCTGGAGCCGTCTACCCTGGCTCTTTCTACATGCAAG AAGACCCCTGGTCATCTTCTGGCTACTCTGCCATGCTGAGTAACTCTCCTCACATTGGACAGCCAGGCTCCTTCTCAGCAATTAACCCACAGGACAGGATG AAGCGTCATCCCCTGCCTCTGTCCCCACAGAACTATCCTCTGCATGGCAGCGAAGTCAACGGCTTCCACTCAGCCCCCACCACCTACAGCCACACACCTGCCATCAACGGAGATGGCATCATGG ccAACCGAGGCACCACAGCTGGTAGTTCAGGAGATGAAATTGGGAAGGCTCTTGCCTCa ATTTACCCATCGGACCACAACAGTAATAACTTCTCCTCAGCTCCGTCTACTCCTGGGTCTCCTCAGGGTATTGCAG GAGCTCAGTCTCAGTGGCAAAGACCAACCACACCCAGCTATGAAGGGCAACCACATGCTCTG CAAAGTAAACTGGAGGACCGTTTGGAGGAAGCAATCCATGTACTGCGCAGTCATGCTGTGGGCCAAGGCCCTGGTTTAGAGGGTGCCCACTCTGACATGCACAGCCTGCTGTCTTCAGTACACAACGGGGGCCTCGGAGCCCTTTCTCCAGCTTTCCCAAATGCTAGCCTTGCCCTCAGCAACAGACATCCTGCTATG CAGGGAGGGAAACACGAGGAGCCCACAGGTCTTCCTCCCAGTAGCACTCTTCTGCACGGTCATCACGCATCTGGACCCACACCATCAGCCGGCCAACCAGAAGGCTTTACca GTCTCCCTGGTGGTATGGCTCGTTCCACACactcctccagcagctcagacatcaaaagagaagacaaagagGATGATGAAAACACATCTGTTGGGGACAAGTCAGATGATGAAAAGAAGGAATCAAAGGCGGCACGCATTCGAAG AAAGGAGGCGTTGACCCTCCAGATGATCTCTAGCCTTTCAGACCCAAAAGATGA TCTTGAAGAAGATGACGAGGACCTTCCTCCCGAGGTGAAGATGGAGCGTGAGAGAGAACGGCGAGTGGCTAACAATGCCCGCGAGCGTCTCAGAGTACGAGACATCAACGAGGCATTTAAGGAGCTTGGGAGGATGTGCCAGCTGCACCTAAGCCATGACAAACCTCAGACCAAACTTCTCATACTGCACCAAGCTGTCAATGTCATCCTCAATTTAGAACAACAAGTCAGAG AGCGCAACCTTAACCCCAAGGCAGCATGTTTAAAACGTcgtgaggaggagaaggtgtcTGGGGTGGTGGGTGAAGCCCCCATGCAGCTCTCAGGAGGCCATCCTAGTATGGGAGGAGATGGCCACAATCCAGTTGGCCACATGTAA
- the tcf3b gene encoding transcription factor 3b isoform X6 produces the protein MNEQQQRMAAVGTDKELNDLLDFSAMFAPPVANGKNRTMTLASSQFSGSALDERSGSGSWASAEQNSPSFSQGRGYGEGSHYSEHEGLSSPFISSGIAGKNERPPYPPFPSQSGFLPSEIAMPSPDAMSPSGLKSGSQFYPSYPNNPRRRPPDGGIDTQPKKIRKPPGLPSSVYASTSGDEYARDNGGYPGGKPGAVYPGSFYMQEDPWSSSGYSAMLSNSPHIGQPGSFSAINPQDRMNYPLHGSEVNGFHSAPTTYSHTPAINGDGIMANRGTTAGSSGDEIGKALASIYPSDHNSNNFSSAPSTPGSPQGIAGAQSQWQRPTTPSYEGQPHALQSKLEDRLEEAIHVLRSHAVGQGPGLEGAHSDMHSLLSSVHNGGLGALSPAFPNASLALSNRHPAMGGKHEEPTGLPPSSTLLHGHHASGPTPSAGQPEGFTSLPGGMARSTHSSSSSDIKREDKEDDENTSVGDKSDDEKKESKAARIRRKEALTLQMISSLSDPKDDLEEDDEDLPPEVKMERERERRVANNARERLRVRDINEAFKELGRMCQLHLSHDKPQTKLLILHQAVNVILNLEQQVRERNLNPKAACLKRREEEKVSGVVGEAPMQLSGGHPSMGGDGHNPVGHM, from the exons ATGAACGAACAGCAGCAAAGAATGGCTGCAGTGGGAACTGACAAGGAACTCAACGACCTCCTGGATTTCAGTGCG ATGTTCGCGCCTCCAGTAGCCAACGGGAAGAACAGGACAATGACACTCgccagcagtcagttcagtggATCAG CACTAGATGAGCGCAGCGGCTCTGGGTCCTGGGCCTCGGCAGAACAGAACAGCCCCTCTTTCAGCCAAGGACGG GGCTATGGAGAAGGATCCCACTACAGTGAGCATGAAGGCTTGTCCTCTCCGTTCATTAGTTCAGGGATCGCAG GTAAAAATGAGAGACCACCATACCCTCCCTTTCCAAGCCAG TCTGGTTTTCTGCCAAGTGAAATAGCGATGCCCAGCCCAGATGCCATGTCCCCCTCTGGCCTGAAGTCTGGCTCCCAGTTTTACCCATCATACCCCAACAACCCCAGGAGAAGGCCGCCTGATGGAGGCATAG ACACCCAGCCAAAGAAGATTCGGAAACCCCCTGGCCTGCCGTCCTCG GTGTATGCTTCCACATCCGGTGACGAATATGCCAGGGACAATGGAGGATATCCTGGTGGTAAGCCTGGAGCCGTCTACCCTGGCTCTTTCTACATGCAAG AAGACCCCTGGTCATCTTCTGGCTACTCTGCCATGCTGAGTAACTCTCCTCACATTGGACAGCCAGGCTCCTTCTCAGCAATTAACCCACAGGACAGGATG AACTATCCTCTGCATGGCAGCGAAGTCAACGGCTTCCACTCAGCCCCCACCACCTACAGCCACACACCTGCCATCAACGGAGATGGCATCATGG ccAACCGAGGCACCACAGCTGGTAGTTCAGGAGATGAAATTGGGAAGGCTCTTGCCTCa ATTTACCCATCGGACCACAACAGTAATAACTTCTCCTCAGCTCCGTCTACTCCTGGGTCTCCTCAGGGTATTGCAG GAGCTCAGTCTCAGTGGCAAAGACCAACCACACCCAGCTATGAAGGGCAACCACATGCTCTG CAAAGTAAACTGGAGGACCGTTTGGAGGAAGCAATCCATGTACTGCGCAGTCATGCTGTGGGCCAAGGCCCTGGTTTAGAGGGTGCCCACTCTGACATGCACAGCCTGCTGTCTTCAGTACACAACGGGGGCCTCGGAGCCCTTTCTCCAGCTTTCCCAAATGCTAGCCTTGCCCTCAGCAACAGACATCCTGCTATG GGAGGGAAACACGAGGAGCCCACAGGTCTTCCTCCCAGTAGCACTCTTCTGCACGGTCATCACGCATCTGGACCCACACCATCAGCCGGCCAACCAGAAGGCTTTACca GTCTCCCTGGTGGTATGGCTCGTTCCACACactcctccagcagctcagacatcaaaagagaagacaaagagGATGATGAAAACACATCTGTTGGGGACAAGTCAGATGATGAAAAGAAGGAATCAAAGGCGGCACGCATTCGAAG AAAGGAGGCGTTGACCCTCCAGATGATCTCTAGCCTTTCAGACCCAAAAGATGA TCTTGAAGAAGATGACGAGGACCTTCCTCCCGAGGTGAAGATGGAGCGTGAGAGAGAACGGCGAGTGGCTAACAATGCCCGCGAGCGTCTCAGAGTACGAGACATCAACGAGGCATTTAAGGAGCTTGGGAGGATGTGCCAGCTGCACCTAAGCCATGACAAACCTCAGACCAAACTTCTCATACTGCACCAAGCTGTCAATGTCATCCTCAATTTAGAACAACAAGTCAGAG AGCGCAACCTTAACCCCAAGGCAGCATGTTTAAAACGTcgtgaggaggagaaggtgtcTGGGGTGGTGGGTGAAGCCCCCATGCAGCTCTCAGGAGGCCATCCTAGTATGGGAGGAGATGGCCACAATCCAGTTGGCCACATGTAA
- the tcf3b gene encoding transcription factor 3b isoform X4, translating into MNEQQQRMAAVGTDKELNDLLDFSAMFAPPVANGKNRTMTLASSQFSGSALDERSGSGSWASAEQNSPSFSQGRQGYGEGSHYSEHEGLSSPFISSGIAGKNERPPYPPFPSQSGFLPSEIAMPSPDAMSPSGLKSGSQFYPSYPNNPRRRPPDGGIDTQPKKIRKPPGLPSSVYASTSGDEYARDNGGYPGGKPGAVYPGSFYMQEDPWSSSGYSAMLSNSPHIGQPGSFSAINPQDRMNYPLHGSEVNGFHSAPTTYSHTPAINGDGIMANRGTTAGSSGDEIGKALASIYPSDHNSNNFSSAPSTPGSPQGIAGAQSQWQRPTTPSYEGQPHALQSKLEDRLEEAIHVLRSHAVGQGPGLEGAHSDMHSLLSSVHNGGLGALSPAFPNASLALSNRHPAMQGGKHEEPTGLPPSSTLLHGHHASGPTPSAGQPEGFTSLPGGMARSTHSSSSSDIKREDKEDDENTSVGDKSDDEKKESKAARIRRKEALTLQMISSLSDPKDDLEEDDEDLPPEVKMERERERRVANNARERLRVRDINEAFKELGRMCQLHLSHDKPQTKLLILHQAVNVILNLEQQVRERNLNPKAACLKRREEEKVSGVVGEAPMQLSGGHPSMGGDGHNPVGHM; encoded by the exons ATGAACGAACAGCAGCAAAGAATGGCTGCAGTGGGAACTGACAAGGAACTCAACGACCTCCTGGATTTCAGTGCG ATGTTCGCGCCTCCAGTAGCCAACGGGAAGAACAGGACAATGACACTCgccagcagtcagttcagtggATCAG CACTAGATGAGCGCAGCGGCTCTGGGTCCTGGGCCTCGGCAGAACAGAACAGCCCCTCTTTCAGCCAAGGACGG cAGGGCTATGGAGAAGGATCCCACTACAGTGAGCATGAAGGCTTGTCCTCTCCGTTCATTAGTTCAGGGATCGCAG GTAAAAATGAGAGACCACCATACCCTCCCTTTCCAAGCCAG TCTGGTTTTCTGCCAAGTGAAATAGCGATGCCCAGCCCAGATGCCATGTCCCCCTCTGGCCTGAAGTCTGGCTCCCAGTTTTACCCATCATACCCCAACAACCCCAGGAGAAGGCCGCCTGATGGAGGCATAG ACACCCAGCCAAAGAAGATTCGGAAACCCCCTGGCCTGCCGTCCTCG GTGTATGCTTCCACATCCGGTGACGAATATGCCAGGGACAATGGAGGATATCCTGGTGGTAAGCCTGGAGCCGTCTACCCTGGCTCTTTCTACATGCAAG AAGACCCCTGGTCATCTTCTGGCTACTCTGCCATGCTGAGTAACTCTCCTCACATTGGACAGCCAGGCTCCTTCTCAGCAATTAACCCACAGGACAGGATG AACTATCCTCTGCATGGCAGCGAAGTCAACGGCTTCCACTCAGCCCCCACCACCTACAGCCACACACCTGCCATCAACGGAGATGGCATCATGG ccAACCGAGGCACCACAGCTGGTAGTTCAGGAGATGAAATTGGGAAGGCTCTTGCCTCa ATTTACCCATCGGACCACAACAGTAATAACTTCTCCTCAGCTCCGTCTACTCCTGGGTCTCCTCAGGGTATTGCAG GAGCTCAGTCTCAGTGGCAAAGACCAACCACACCCAGCTATGAAGGGCAACCACATGCTCTG CAAAGTAAACTGGAGGACCGTTTGGAGGAAGCAATCCATGTACTGCGCAGTCATGCTGTGGGCCAAGGCCCTGGTTTAGAGGGTGCCCACTCTGACATGCACAGCCTGCTGTCTTCAGTACACAACGGGGGCCTCGGAGCCCTTTCTCCAGCTTTCCCAAATGCTAGCCTTGCCCTCAGCAACAGACATCCTGCTATG CAGGGAGGGAAACACGAGGAGCCCACAGGTCTTCCTCCCAGTAGCACTCTTCTGCACGGTCATCACGCATCTGGACCCACACCATCAGCCGGCCAACCAGAAGGCTTTACca GTCTCCCTGGTGGTATGGCTCGTTCCACACactcctccagcagctcagacatcaaaagagaagacaaagagGATGATGAAAACACATCTGTTGGGGACAAGTCAGATGATGAAAAGAAGGAATCAAAGGCGGCACGCATTCGAAG AAAGGAGGCGTTGACCCTCCAGATGATCTCTAGCCTTTCAGACCCAAAAGATGA TCTTGAAGAAGATGACGAGGACCTTCCTCCCGAGGTGAAGATGGAGCGTGAGAGAGAACGGCGAGTGGCTAACAATGCCCGCGAGCGTCTCAGAGTACGAGACATCAACGAGGCATTTAAGGAGCTTGGGAGGATGTGCCAGCTGCACCTAAGCCATGACAAACCTCAGACCAAACTTCTCATACTGCACCAAGCTGTCAATGTCATCCTCAATTTAGAACAACAAGTCAGAG AGCGCAACCTTAACCCCAAGGCAGCATGTTTAAAACGTcgtgaggaggagaaggtgtcTGGGGTGGTGGGTGAAGCCCCCATGCAGCTCTCAGGAGGCCATCCTAGTATGGGAGGAGATGGCCACAATCCAGTTGGCCACATGTAA